In a single window of the Agromyces sp. H17E-10 genome:
- a CDS encoding bifunctional nuclease family protein codes for MIQVRVLGIALDQSGQHLVLLRPLVDGPDGPVVVPIWIGQNEANSILIALSGEATPRPLTHDLTTTLLGTLGARLDRVEVTRLDEGTFYAELTLVTRQGPRIVDARPSDAIALAVRSEATIWVAQQVLEDAGIPAELAGEAAAEPAEPPHWGDASGGAAAQIDESKLEEFKKFLDDVDPEDFEG; via the coding sequence ATGATCCAGGTGCGGGTGCTCGGCATCGCGCTCGACCAGTCGGGGCAGCACCTCGTGCTGCTGCGGCCGCTCGTCGACGGCCCCGACGGGCCCGTCGTCGTGCCGATCTGGATCGGCCAGAACGAGGCGAACTCGATCCTCATCGCCCTGAGTGGCGAGGCCACGCCGCGCCCGCTCACCCACGACCTGACGACGACCCTGCTCGGAACGCTCGGCGCCCGGCTCGACCGGGTCGAGGTGACCCGGCTCGACGAGGGCACGTTCTACGCCGAGCTCACGCTCGTCACTCGGCAGGGCCCGCGCATCGTCGATGCCCGGCCCTCCGACGCGATCGCGCTCGCGGTGCGGTCGGAGGCGACCATCTGGGTCGCCCAGCAGGTGCTCGAGGACGCGGGCATCCCGGCCGAGCTCGCCGGCGAGGCGGCGGCCGAACCCGCCGAACCGCCGCACTGGGGGGATGCCTCGGGCGGGGCGGCCGCGCAGATCGACGAGTCGAAGCTCGAGGAGTTCAAGAAGTTCCTCGACGACGTCGACCCCGAGGACTTCGAGGGCTGA
- a CDS encoding ABC transporter ATP-binding protein codes for MTMHTAGTNAPRISVRGVTKTFDLKGEEFVALDDVSLDVADNEFVTVVGPSGCGKSTLMNILAGLDSPTDGEALVDGVPVAGPGPDRGVIFQQYALFPWLTVRKNVEFGLKTAGLPAKERREKAEHFIEMVGLGEFADALPKMLSGGMKQRCAIARAYAVDPSILLMDEPFGALDALTRVKLQEQLLDTWSQEKRTVAFITHDVDEAVFLANRVVVMAARPGRIYEIVDVDLPYPRTEEMRLSPEFAELRNRVWNAVYHQTPGHRAASAVA; via the coding sequence ATGACCATGCACACCGCAGGAACGAACGCACCCCGCATCTCGGTGCGCGGCGTGACCAAGACCTTCGACCTCAAGGGCGAGGAGTTCGTCGCCCTCGACGACGTCTCGCTCGACGTCGCCGACAACGAGTTCGTCACCGTCGTCGGACCGTCGGGATGCGGCAAGTCGACGCTCATGAACATCCTCGCGGGCCTCGACTCGCCGACCGACGGCGAGGCGCTCGTCGACGGCGTGCCGGTCGCAGGTCCGGGGCCCGATCGCGGCGTCATCTTCCAGCAGTACGCGCTCTTCCCCTGGCTCACCGTGCGCAAGAACGTCGAGTTCGGGCTCAAGACCGCGGGCCTGCCGGCGAAGGAGCGCCGCGAGAAGGCCGAGCACTTCATCGAGATGGTCGGGCTCGGCGAATTCGCCGACGCACTGCCGAAGATGCTCTCGGGCGGCATGAAGCAGCGATGCGCCATCGCCCGCGCCTACGCCGTCGACCCCAGCATCCTGCTCATGGACGAGCCGTTCGGCGCGCTCGACGCGCTGACGCGCGTGAAGCTGCAGGAGCAACTGCTCGACACCTGGAGCCAGGAGAAGCGCACGGTCGCGTTCATCACGCACGACGTCGACGAGGCCGTCTTCCTCGCGAACCGCGTCGTCGTGATGGCCGCCCGCCCGGGGCGCATCTACGAGATCGTCGACGTCGACCTGCCCTACCCGCGCACCGAGGAGATGCGGCTCAGCCCCGAGTTCGCCGAGCTTCGCAACCGCGTCTGGAACGCGGTCTACCACCAGACCCCCGGCCACCGTGCCGCCAGCGCTGTCGCCTGA
- a CDS encoding discoidin domain-containing protein yields the protein MQRSSRLTAAALAAVLIAPVVPIAATAAAAAEPAAATAAAPPNLALTATATASSTELDDARFVPAHVNDGDASTRWSSKYQDDNWVQLALAEPADVERVVIDWPNACARAFSIQTSVDGVTWTTQAERTSATCPRTDDIEIDAGGPVGFVRMQGAQRWSTWGYSIAEFAVYDQPLPEPEPQLPLVPQPVSVERGEGDYVLPRDAEVRATGEAAEAGEYLADVIPSRPDTTCRSSTRATRRSRSRSRRGRRPPGTRPRGTRST from the coding sequence ATGCAACGCAGTTCCAGACTCACGGCGGCTGCGCTCGCCGCAGTGCTCATCGCGCCCGTGGTGCCCATTGCGGCGACCGCAGCAGCAGCGGCCGAGCCGGCTGCGGCCACGGCAGCCGCCCCGCCGAACCTCGCCCTGACCGCGACGGCCACCGCGTCGTCGACCGAGCTCGACGACGCACGCTTCGTGCCCGCCCACGTGAACGACGGCGACGCGTCGACGCGCTGGTCGTCGAAGTACCAGGACGACAACTGGGTGCAGCTCGCCCTCGCCGAACCCGCCGACGTCGAGCGCGTCGTGATCGACTGGCCCAACGCCTGCGCCCGGGCCTTCAGCATCCAGACGAGCGTCGACGGCGTGACCTGGACGACGCAGGCCGAGCGGACGTCGGCCACGTGCCCGCGGACCGACGACATCGAGATCGACGCGGGCGGGCCGGTCGGCTTCGTGCGCATGCAGGGCGCGCAGCGCTGGTCGACCTGGGGCTACTCGATCGCCGAGTTCGCCGTGTACGACCAGCCCTTGCCCGAACCCGAGCCGCAGCTGCCGCTCGTCCCGCAACCCGTGTCGGTCGAGCGCGGCGAGGGCGACTACGTGCTGCCGCGCGACGCCGAGGTGCGCGCGACGGGCGAAGCGGCCGAGGCCGGCGAGTACCTCGCCGACGTGATCCCCAGTCGACCGGATACGACCTGCCGGTCGTCGACGAGGGCGACGCGGCGATCTCGATCGAGGTCGCGCCGGGGTCGGCGCCCGCCGGGCACGAGGCCGAGGGGTACTCGCTCGACGTGA
- a CDS encoding ABC transporter permease, which translates to MVTVTEKRPGAPTGARIDRGAGASSNDRGASRKSSRSRTPGRGRTIVLSTISIAAGIGIWWLLSAIGFRLPSPVEVAVRGWELLIDGTLVTDVVASLTRVLIGFALGTIVAIPVGFLMGWYVTARGLIEPWIQFFRTIPPLAIIPLAIVLLGIGEEPKILVIFLAAFFACVISTFQGVVTVDRTLINAARVLGTNDAGIFARVVVPASVPFILVGMRVGLGASWATLVAAELIAAQVGLGYRMQQAQLYYDLPTIFVGLIVIGVLGLVMDRILLFAEQKLTGWQERR; encoded by the coding sequence ATGGTCACGGTGACGGAGAAGCGCCCCGGCGCGCCCACGGGGGCGCGCATCGACCGCGGCGCAGGTGCCTCGTCGAACGACCGGGGCGCATCCCGCAAGTCGTCGCGCTCGCGGACGCCCGGACGCGGTCGGACGATCGTGCTCAGCACGATCAGCATCGCCGCGGGGATCGGCATCTGGTGGCTGCTCTCGGCCATCGGCTTCCGGTTGCCCTCGCCGGTCGAGGTCGCCGTTCGCGGGTGGGAACTCCTCATCGACGGCACGCTCGTCACCGATGTGGTCGCGAGCCTCACGCGCGTGCTCATCGGTTTCGCGCTCGGCACGATCGTCGCGATCCCCGTCGGGTTCCTGATGGGCTGGTACGTCACGGCGCGCGGACTCATCGAGCCGTGGATCCAGTTCTTCCGCACCATCCCGCCGCTCGCGATCATCCCGCTCGCGATCGTCCTGCTCGGCATCGGCGAGGAGCCGAAGATCCTCGTCATCTTCCTCGCGGCGTTCTTCGCCTGCGTGATCTCGACGTTCCAGGGCGTCGTGACGGTCGACCGAACGCTCATCAACGCCGCGCGGGTGCTCGGCACGAACGACGCCGGCATCTTCGCGCGGGTCGTCGTGCCCGCCTCGGTGCCGTTCATCCTCGTCGGCATGCGCGTCGGCCTCGGCGCCTCGTGGGCGACGCTCGTCGCAGCCGAGCTGATCGCCGCGCAGGTCGGCCTCGGCTACCGGATGCAGCAGGCGCAGCTCTACTACGACCTCCCGACGATCTTCGTCGGCCTCATCGTCATCGGCGTGCTCGGCCTGGTCATGGACCGGATCCTGCTGTTCGCCGAGCAGAAGCTCACCGGATGGCAGGAACGTCGATGA
- a CDS encoding family 20 glycosylhydrolase yields the protein MPVVDEGDAAISIEVAPGSAPAGHEAEGYSLDVTADGIDIAADTAAGALNGVQTLRQLLPAWIESDTAVDLSWTVPVVAIDDYPRFEYRGFMIDTARSFYTVDEIKRIIDTTAPLKLNRLHLHLSDDQGWRLAIDTPEENPSGIEYGRLTEVSGATAMTYNGNGQLMGTELGHTGFYTKADYREIIDYAARNGMTVVPEIDLPGHTNAALHAIPQLNSAGSNPKPMPGESTAPHQGTGDVGISTFDANNANTYVFITEVLRQLAELTPGELLHIGGDEAHSTSRADYTKMVDFATSTVADLGKTVVGWNEYAGTALPEDAAVVQYWNGGTAAVANAVNTRGAKVILSPANKTYMPQKQDARQPLGGTWACGSPCTLENAYNWNPGTQIAGISEQDVLGVEAAVWGEFIRGVDQAQFYSFPRLLATAEAGWTPQARKNTAEFVERVGASGPRMAASGVNFFPTATVDWSASAAPVVTAHPVTATPEAAGDAPTASRLAVDWRVSAPGATATSLSAELVWDDGVRERVALTASTAVDIAGMTNSTEFAGSSRRNFHTSGVHVGHLRLMGDGDPVVAGSIAVTVPGRR from the coding sequence CTGCCGGTCGTCGACGAGGGCGACGCGGCGATCTCGATCGAGGTCGCGCCGGGGTCGGCGCCCGCCGGGCACGAGGCCGAGGGGTACTCGCTCGACGTGACCGCCGACGGCATCGATATTGCCGCAGACACCGCGGCCGGTGCGCTCAACGGCGTCCAGACCCTGCGCCAGCTGCTGCCGGCGTGGATCGAGTCGGACACCGCGGTCGACCTCTCGTGGACGGTTCCCGTCGTCGCCATCGACGACTACCCGCGGTTCGAGTACCGCGGATTCATGATCGACACGGCACGGAGCTTCTACACCGTCGACGAGATCAAGCGCATCATCGACACCACCGCCCCGTTGAAGCTCAACCGGCTGCACCTGCACCTCAGCGACGACCAGGGCTGGCGCCTGGCGATCGACACCCCGGAGGAGAACCCGTCGGGCATCGAGTACGGCCGCCTGACCGAGGTCAGCGGTGCCACCGCGATGACGTACAACGGCAACGGCCAGCTCATGGGAACGGAGCTCGGGCACACGGGCTTCTACACGAAGGCGGACTACCGGGAGATCATCGACTACGCGGCGCGCAACGGCATGACCGTCGTACCCGAGATCGACCTGCCCGGGCACACCAACGCCGCGCTGCACGCCATCCCGCAGCTCAACTCGGCCGGATCGAACCCGAAGCCGATGCCCGGCGAGTCGACGGCGCCGCACCAGGGCACGGGCGACGTCGGCATCTCGACGTTCGACGCGAACAACGCGAACACCTACGTGTTCATCACGGAGGTGCTGCGCCAGCTCGCCGAGCTGACGCCCGGCGAGCTGCTGCACATCGGCGGCGACGAGGCGCACTCGACGAGCCGGGCCGACTACACGAAGATGGTCGACTTCGCGACGAGCACGGTGGCCGACCTCGGCAAGACGGTCGTCGGGTGGAACGAGTACGCCGGCACGGCACTGCCCGAGGACGCCGCCGTCGTGCAGTACTGGAACGGCGGCACGGCAGCGGTCGCGAACGCCGTGAACACCCGTGGGGCGAAGGTCATCCTCTCGCCGGCGAACAAGACCTACATGCCGCAGAAGCAGGACGCGCGTCAGCCGCTCGGCGGAACCTGGGCGTGCGGCTCGCCCTGCACGCTCGAGAACGCGTACAACTGGAACCCCGGCACGCAGATCGCCGGGATCTCCGAGCAGGACGTGCTCGGTGTCGAGGCCGCGGTCTGGGGCGAGTTCATCCGCGGAGTCGACCAGGCGCAGTTCTACAGCTTCCCGCGCCTGCTCGCGACGGCGGAAGCCGGCTGGACCCCGCAGGCCCGCAAGAACACCGCGGAGTTCGTCGAACGAGTGGGGGCATCGGGGCCGCGGATGGCGGCGTCGGGCGTCAACTTCTTCCCGACCGCCACGGTCGACTGGAGCGCTTCGGCCGCACCGGTCGTGACCGCGCACCCGGTCACCGCGACGCCAGAGGCGGCCGGCGACGCACCCACCGCCTCGCGCCTCGCCGTCGACTGGCGCGTCAGCGCGCCGGGCGCGACGGCAACCTCGTTGTCGGCGGAGCTCGTGTGGGACGACGGCGTTCGCGAACGCGTGGCGTTGACGGCCTCGACCGCGGTCGACATCGCCGGCATGACGAACAGCACGGAGTTCGCGGGCTCGAGCCGGCGGAACTTCCACACCTCGGGCGTGCACGTCGGTCACCTGCGACTCATGGGCGACGGCGACCCCGTGGTCGCGGGGTCGATCGCTGTGACGGTGCCGGGCCGGCGCTGA
- a CDS encoding DUF2255 family protein gives MTEWTPDELDRIGAAEELELASRRPDGTLRPYVTMWVARVGDGLYVRSAYGPEAGWYRRAVASGTGRIRAGGIERDVRFADAATDVHADLDAAYREKYARYAENIVATVVGEHRYDVTVRLVPAG, from the coding sequence ATGACCGAGTGGACCCCCGACGAGCTCGACCGCATCGGCGCCGCCGAAGAGCTGGAGCTCGCCTCGCGGCGCCCCGACGGCACGCTGCGCCCGTACGTCACGATGTGGGTCGCCCGCGTCGGCGACGGCCTCTACGTGCGCTCGGCGTACGGGCCCGAGGCCGGCTGGTACCGGCGGGCGGTCGCGAGCGGCACGGGCCGCATCCGGGCGGGCGGCATCGAACGAGACGTGCGATTCGCGGATGCCGCGACCGACGTGCACGCCGACCTCGACGCGGCCTACCGCGAGAAGTACGCGCGCTACGCGGAGAACATCGTCGCGACGGTCGTCGGCGAGCACCGGTACGACGTGACCGTCCGACTCGTCCCGGCCGGGTGA
- a CDS encoding ROK family transcriptional regulator translates to MTRADLADHIRLSRTTVSEITASLLDRGVISVSEDDTPRLGRGRPAEILTLDPAAGQYVGVDFAHRRVRVAVANAAHELIASDTAPYEQADDWPTRVDAAFALIERMAEEHELHFSGVLGVGIGFPGPFSPRLPRGESEPVAEARRAGAALVVSSFERRFSAPVVLDNNTRLAALAEAAWVTATEVDHLLYVRLSAGIGGGVVVSGRLVTGATGLAGEIGHMTVGGHQRDCRCGKRGCLETVASIGAVLDRCRDAGVEFDGIAALAAAAEKGDPVAIGALREAGEATGHVLGSLAVALNPSDIVIGGEIAQIADVVVEQAAATIAYELVPVGGAVPRIRRATLGDEGGAIGGIIALLRGTPLLAGYHPSVDSPPAEPRLRRSAP, encoded by the coding sequence ATGACCCGCGCAGACCTCGCGGACCACATCCGCCTCTCGCGGACGACCGTCTCGGAGATCACCGCATCGTTGCTCGATCGCGGCGTCATCTCCGTCTCCGAGGACGACACCCCGAGGCTCGGTCGCGGGCGGCCGGCCGAGATCCTCACCCTCGACCCGGCCGCCGGACAATACGTCGGCGTCGACTTCGCCCACCGTCGGGTGCGGGTGGCCGTCGCCAATGCCGCGCACGAGCTCATCGCCTCGGACACCGCGCCCTACGAGCAGGCCGACGACTGGCCGACGCGCGTCGATGCGGCGTTCGCGCTCATCGAACGCATGGCCGAAGAGCACGAGCTGCACTTCAGCGGGGTGCTCGGCGTCGGCATCGGATTTCCCGGCCCGTTCTCGCCGCGCCTGCCGCGCGGCGAGTCGGAGCCCGTCGCCGAGGCGAGGCGCGCGGGCGCAGCGCTCGTCGTCTCCTCGTTCGAGCGACGCTTCTCGGCGCCCGTCGTGCTCGACAACAACACGCGGCTCGCGGCGCTCGCCGAGGCGGCCTGGGTGACCGCGACCGAGGTCGATCACCTGCTCTACGTCCGGCTGTCGGCCGGCATCGGCGGCGGCGTCGTCGTCTCGGGTCGGCTCGTGACCGGGGCGACCGGCCTGGCCGGCGAGATCGGGCACATGACGGTCGGCGGCCACCAGCGGGACTGCCGTTGCGGCAAGCGCGGCTGCCTCGAGACGGTCGCCTCGATCGGTGCGGTGCTCGACCGCTGCCGCGACGCGGGCGTCGAGTTCGACGGCATCGCCGCACTCGCCGCGGCCGCGGAGAAGGGCGACCCGGTCGCCATCGGCGCCCTCCGGGAGGCGGGGGAGGCGACCGGCCACGTACTCGGTTCGCTCGCCGTCGCGCTCAACCCCTCCGACATCGTCATCGGCGGCGAGATCGCCCAGATCGCCGATGTCGTCGTCGAACAGGCGGCCGCCACCATCGCCTACGAACTCGTGCCGGTCGGCGGTGCGGTGCCCCGCATCCGCCGCGCCACCCTCGGCGACGAGGGCGGCGCGATCGGCGGCATCATCGCGTTGCTGCGCGGCACCCCGCTGCTCGCCGGCTACCACCCCTCGGTGGACTCCCCACCCGCCGAACCCCGATTGCGAAGGAGCGCCCCCTGA